Within Streptomyces roseirectus, the genomic segment ATCCGAGGACTTCCGCGCCGGAGCGGGAATCGAGGTTACCGGTCGGTTCGTCACCGAAGACGATGTCCGGACGGGAGGCCAGCGCCCGCGCCACCGCGACGCGCTGCTGCTGGCCGCCGGAGAGCTGGGAGGGGCGGTGGCTGAGCCGGCCCGACAGGCCGACCATGCCGATGACGGTGTCGAGCCACTGCTTGTCGGGTTTACGGCCGGCGATGTCCATCGGCAGCGTGATGTTCTCCAGTGCCGTCAGCGTCGGCAGGAGGTTGAACGCCTGGAAGATGAAGCCGATCTTGTCCCGGCGGAGCTTGGTGAGCTGCTTGTCCTTCAGGCTGCCCAGCTCCGTGTCCCCGATGCGGACCGAGCCGGAGGAGAAGGTGTCGAGGCCGGCCACGCAGTGCATGAGCGTCGACTTGCCGGAGCCCGAGGGGCCCATGATCGCCGTGAACTGGGCCTGGTGGAAGTCCACGGAGACGCGGTCCAGGGCGACCACCCGGGTTTCTCCCTGGCCGTAGATCTTCGAAAGATCCGTGGCTCGGGCGGCCACGGCGGCGGTGGGCCGAGCTGCGAGAGGGCTGGTGGTCACGGGATGCGCTCCTGAGGACGGGGGCTGGACTCGTCCATCGTCGACGGCGCACCCCGTCGTTGTAGTCACTCTTCAGTTCAATCTGGAGATGCCCTCTCGGGTCTGACACAAGGCGCTCTTGTCATACCTGGGGAGGAGCCGTGACCCTGACACCGGAGGTGACGGTGGGAACACGGTGTGCGGCGGGGGCGGTTGTCGAGAACCGGTGGAGCGCCCTTGTTCAGGCGGTGAAATTCCGTCATTCCGCGTACACGCGCGGTGATCGCCCGTAAGGCTACTGGCAAGTGCGTATGGCCTGTTCCGCGGCCTGATGCTCCCTCAGACATCAATAAAATAAGACAACATCGGTTCCCCCGCCCACTGTTGGGGGGGAGGGCCCCGATAGGCTCGGGACGCGACGTCGCGGAGCCCTTGGCCAGCCCAGATGGTGGAATGCAGACACGGCGAGCTTAAACCTCGCTGCCCCGAAGCGGGCGTGCCGGTTCAAGTCCGGCTCTGGGCACCTCCGCCCCCTTCGGCGAACGTATGACCCTTTTGTTCGACCGCGCCGACCACCGTGCCGGCCGCCGCGGCGACCGTTGCGCCGACCGCGCTCCCCGAACCCGTTGACACTGCCTGATGGCGGGCGCAGACTCATGGGCAGAGGTTGGTGAAGGAAACTTCACTACGCGAACACCCTTGAAGGGAACGCTCGATGCGCACCACCGTCGGCATCATCGGCGCCGGCCCCGCCGGCCTCCTCCTCGCACGCCTGCTCCACGACGCCGGCATCGACTCCGTAGTACTGGAGAGCCACGACCGGGAGTACGTCGAGCACCGCCAGCGGGCCGGGATCCTGGAACAGGGGACGGCGGACGTCCTCCGGGCGGCCGGAGCGGGGGTACGGCTCGACAAGGAGGGACTGCGGCACGACGGGATCGAGCTGCGGTACGAGCGGCGCCGGCACCGCGTCGACTTCCCCGGCCTCACCGGCGGACGGTCCGTCACCGTGTACGCCCAGACCGAGGTCTGCAAGGACCTCATAGCGCTCCAGCTCGCCGACGGGGGGCCGCTGTTGTTCGAGGCGGAGGCCCTTGCCGTCGAAGGCGTCGAGGGGGAGCGGCCCCGGGTGCGGTTCCGGCACGCGGGCGCCGAGGACGTGCTGGAGTGCTCGTACGTCGTCGGCTGCGACGGGTTCTGGGGGATCGCCCGGCAGGCCGTGCCCCCCGAGGTGTCCCGCACCTTCGAGCGCGCCTACCCCTTCGCCTGGCTCGGCATCCTCGCGGACGTGCCGCCGTCCCACGACGAACTCGTCTACGCCCGCCACGACCGCGGCTTCGCCCTCCTGTCCATGCGCTCCCCGTCCGTCTCCCGCCTCTACCTCCAGGTCCCGGCGGGCACCGACGCGGACGACTGGACCGACGACGAGATCTGGGACGAACTCGACCGCCGCCTCGAAACGGACGACGGCTGGACGCTCCGGCGCGGGCCCATCACCCAGAAGTCCGTCACCCCCATGCGCTCCTACGTCCACGAGCCCATGCGCCACGGCCGCCTCTTCCTCGCCGGCGACGCCGCGCACATCGTCCCGCCCACCGGCGCGAAAGGACTCAACCTCGCGGTCGGCGACGTCGTGACCCTCGCGCGGGCCCTCGCGCACGAGAAGGAGACCGGCTCACCGGAACTCCTCGACACCTATTCGGCGGACTGCCTCCACCGGATCTGGCAGGCCGAACGCTTCTCCTACGACATGACGACGATGCTCCACCGCGCACCCGACGCGGACCCCTTCGACAGCCGCCTCCAGCTCGCGCGCCTGGAGCGGATCGCGGGGTCGCGGGCGGCGAGTGCGGAGCTGGCGGAGGGGTACACGGGGTTCTCGTACTGAAGGTGTACGGGGCGGATAAGCGGACGGTCTCCCCCCGGTTCCGGACGTGTCGCGACTTGGTCATGAATGGGTTCCGACCGGCCAGGGAATCAACAAGCCGCGTAGCGTGTTGGCGCAACCACGGCGGAGAAAGATCCTCCTCAAGCACTAGGGTCATTCCTTTGCCGTTCCATTACTCTTGATGCCAAGGCCACGCGAGGTGGCCATGGAGGAGTGAAATGAGGAGCAGAAACCCGGTCTTCTCGCGACGGGGCTTCAGCCGCGACAACGGCTACGCGGGCTTCAACGC encodes:
- a CDS encoding 4-hydroxybenzoate 3-monooxygenase, which encodes MRTTVGIIGAGPAGLLLARLLHDAGIDSVVLESHDREYVEHRQRAGILEQGTADVLRAAGAGVRLDKEGLRHDGIELRYERRRHRVDFPGLTGGRSVTVYAQTEVCKDLIALQLADGGPLLFEAEALAVEGVEGERPRVRFRHAGAEDVLECSYVVGCDGFWGIARQAVPPEVSRTFERAYPFAWLGILADVPPSHDELVYARHDRGFALLSMRSPSVSRLYLQVPAGTDADDWTDDEIWDELDRRLETDDGWTLRRGPITQKSVTPMRSYVHEPMRHGRLFLAGDAAHIVPPTGAKGLNLAVGDVVTLARALAHEKETGSPELLDTYSADCLHRIWQAERFSYDMTTMLHRAPDADPFDSRLQLARLERIAGSRAASAELAEGYTGFSY
- a CDS encoding ABC transporter ATP-binding protein, translated to MTTSPLAARPTAAVAARATDLSKIYGQGETRVVALDRVSVDFHQAQFTAIMGPSGSGKSTLMHCVAGLDTFSSGSVRIGDTELGSLKDKQLTKLRRDKIGFIFQAFNLLPTLTALENITLPMDIAGRKPDKQWLDTVIGMVGLSGRLSHRPSQLSGGQQQRVAVARALASRPDIVFGDEPTGNLDSRSGAEVLGFLRNSVRELGQTVVMVTHDPVAASYADRVIFLADGRVVDEVHNPTADSVLDLMKQFDAKGRTS